A window of Sphingobacterium kitahiroshimense genomic DNA:
TAAAATTTGCTCAGCACCAAAGCCAACTGCAATCAAAGTCGCCAACTCATCATTATCAGAAAATTTCAATTCTTTATTACTCACTACATCATTTTCATTGGCAATAGGAATAATGTTATTTTTCCATAAAGTTTCATAAGTATTCTTCAATTGCACAAATTGATTCCTATTTGCAAAATGCTGACGCTCACATAAACTTTGAGCTAAAGCAATTTTAAAGGGTCGAAAATAAGTACTATAAATTTGCAATAACAAAGGATTACCAATAGCTGCTGCAGCCTTTCTTTCTGACAAAGTCCCCGAATACCGTGTCAAAAACTTTTTCCCTGCCGCAACTGCTCCTGAAGAAACCAGAACGACGTTATATTTTTGTTGTATTTGAGCAACCTGTCTTGCAATCTCCAATACGATCCGTTCATCTACCTCCCCGTCCGCTGTCGTAATAGAAGCTGAGCCAAACTTGATAACAACAATTGGCTTTTTCATATATTTTTTTGTGTTTATTTTGTTTAGGTAATTACTTATTCTTATAAAAATAAAGAAGCGTTTTGACAAAAGAAAGGTTTATGAAAAATTATCTACCAAAAAGGTATATTTTATATGGTACAATTTGTGTAGGAATACTCTCAATTCAAAACACCATCATATATGAATCGTTTACTTAACAGTATCATGGTTGCTTCGCTTTTGTTCGTTTCATGCCAACAAAAGAACAAGGAGGCTGCCCAATCCAAAGAAACAGCGACAGTGGGCGGTGATAAAGACAAGCACGGCTGTATCGCCAGTGCAGGATACACTTGGTCAACTTTAAAAGATAGCTGTGTTAGGCCTTTTGAACAGATACAATTGGATATCGTTAATAATTCAGATAGCTATGAAACAGCGGCATTTCTGATTATTGATGATAAGAAACATGCCGCAGAGGTTTTTCTAAAAGAAAGCCCAGAAAGCATTGTCTTGAAACACGTCAAAGAATATGCATATGAAAATCAGGATTACAAGTTAATTCAGGATCAGCATTGCTGGACATTAATTAAAGGCGACAAAACTTTATATAAAGAAAAAGAATAAAAAAAGGGCTTAAGCCCTTTTTTTATTTAAATCGTTCATCAAATATTTTCTCTAGGGAGAACATCTCATCTCTAAGTTTAGCGGCCTCTAAGAAGTCCATTTCTTTGGCTGCCTTTTCCATTTTCTTACGAACTGTATCGATCGCTTTTTTAAGCTCTTTCTCACCTAGGTATTGTAACACCGGATCTGCGGCAATGGCTACCGAAGGATCTGGCTCAACATATATCTTCGGCTCCAGTCCATTGAAATCAGCGACCGAGGTTTGCTCCATAATCTCCTCTTTAGTTTTTCCGACAGTTCGAGGCGTAATATGATGTTCTTCGTTATATTTCATTTGTTTCTCACGACGGCGGGTAGTCTCATCAATAGTAGCAGCCATACTATCTGTCATCCGATCTGCATACATGATCACACGCCCTTTGTCATTACGCGCAGCACGACCGATTGTCTGAATCAATGATCTCTGAGAACGCAAAAAACCTTCCTTATCAGCATCCAATATCGCGACTAATGTTACTTCAGGTAAATCAAGACCTTCCCTCAATAAGTTGACCCCTACCAGAACATCAAATTCACCAAGACGCAATCCTCTTAAAATTTCGACCCGTTCCAATGTCTTTACCTCAGAGTGAATATACCTAACTTTTATATGCAGCTTAGTCATATATTTGGTTAACTCTTCTGCCATACGCTTCGTCAACGTTGTCGCTAACACACGTCCACCGGCTTTAATGGCCTTATCTGCTTCCTCAAGGAAATCATCCACCTGATTAATCGCAGGATGAACTTCAATAATCGGATCTAACAACCCTGTCGGCCGTATAACTTGCTCAACAAAAACACCTTCCGTCTGCTGTAACTCGTAATCTCCCGGTGTTGCAGAAACATAAATCGTCTGATTCGTCAAAGATTCAAATTCAGGGAAATTCAAAGGCCTATTGTCAAGCGCTGCCGGTAACCTAAAACCATGTTCTACCAAAGCAATTTTTCTGGAACGGTCTCCACCATACATGGCACGTAATTGCGGAATCGTTACATGACTTTCGTCTATAACAAGTAAATAATCTTCGGGAAAATAATCCAGTAAACAGAAAGGACGCATCCCAGGCTCACGACCATCAAAAAACCGCGAATAATTTTCAATTCCGGAACAATAGCCAAGCTCTCGCATCATCTCCAGATCGTAATTAACACGTTCTTCCAGACGTTTCGCTTCCAACATCTTTCCTTCCTCTTCCAACTGTGTCCTACGTTGCACCATCTCTTCTTGAATTGCCCAGATCGTTGAAGTAAACTTTTCCTTTGGTGTTACAAAGAGTGTTGCAGGAAAAAGAGCTAGATCTTCCATTCTACTTAAGGTCTTTCCTGTTACCGGATCGATTTCACTCAACTCATCAATCTCATCACCAAAAAATGATACGCGAATGGCAAAATCCAAATAGGCTGGGAAAATATCTACTGTATCTCCCTTCACACGAAAAGTACCTCTCTTAAATTCAGTCGTCGTACGCGCATACAAGATCTCAACCAAGCGATGCAAAAATGCGTTACGGGAAATCACTGTCCCAACAGCAAATCGAAAAATCGACTTGGAGAAATCTTCAGGATTACCCATACCATAAATACAGGAAACAGAAGATACAACAATAACATCACGCCTTCCCGACATCAGTGCCGTTGTAGTAGCAAGACGTAATTTCTCAATCTCTTCATTGATCGCTAGATCTTTCTCAATATACGTATTCGATGAAGCGATAAAAGCTTCCGGCTGATAGTAATCGTAGTAAGAGACAAAATAATTGACAGCATTGTCAGGAAAAAACTGCTTAAACTCTCCGTAAAGCTGAGCTGCTAATGTTTTATTATGGCTGAGTATTAAAGTCGGTTTCTGTGTTTGCTGAATCACATTCGCCACTGTAAACGTTTTTCCAGATCCAGTCACCCCTAAGAGTGTTTGGTATTGTTCTCCTTCGTTTAAACCCTGCACCAATTCTTTGATTGCAGTAGGTTGATCTCCAGTAGGCTTATATTCAGACGTAAGTTGGAACTTCATAAAATCTTATTCAAGTAATACAAATTTAATCAAAATAAATGAGGCATTTATATTATTCAATGAGTCTGCTATTCACAACTATTTTTCCGTTTAAACAAACAATAAGTAATAATATTTGTGTAAATTGGTATAATCACTAAAATCTACACGATATGCTCAATATCCTCAGCACACAGAACAGCATCGCAAATCAATACATTGCCGAACTACGTGATGTCAACATTCAGAAAGACCGCATGCGCTTCCGGCGCAATCTAGAACGCCTTGGGGAAATATTTGCCTATGAAATCAGTAAAACACTGACTTATGCACCTGTAGATGTAGAAACTCCATTGGGTGTTGCAAATACGCAGATGCTCCTTGATCAACCCGTTTTGGCAACTATTCTGCGAGCAGGATTACCCTTACATCAAGGTTTGTTGAATGTTTTCGATCACTCGGACAGTGCATTTATTGCGGCCTATCGTCACACCAAGAAAAGTGGTGAATTTGAAATCCATAAAGAATATGTAAACACCCCAAATCTGGATAACAAAATTGTCATTGTTGCCGATCCGATGCTCGCCACCGGAAAAAGCGCCGTACTATGCTGTAAGGATCTTTTAAATGATTATGCAATTAGAGAATTACATATTGTTATTGCCATCGCTTCCGAAGAAGGTATTAGACATGTGCAGGCATTCTTACCCAAAGCGACAATATGGGTCGGAGCAGTAGATAATGAACTGACAAGCAAAGCGTACATTGTACCCGGTTTAGGCGATGCGGGAGACCTTGCTTTTGGAAATAAGCATTAGTCTTTTAATAATTTAGTAGTAAAAACTTAATACAGAGCATCGCTCTTAACACATTATATATCAGTAAATTTAAACAACAAAATGAAATACGCACATACACAAACTAACTTATCTTTATATGACTTGGCAAAAATACAATGGCGAAAGCATCAAGACATCCATATGGGATGCTGTTGAAACCAACATCTTAAAAGAAATAGATCTAGGCAATAAGCTCAAAGTCTATATCGGGACAGATTCACAGATTAAAAGAGGAACTATTGATTTTGCAACCGTTATTGTTTTCCTCCGAGAACACCGAGGCGGATTTATGTTCGTACATAAAGATAAAAGAAATCACCTGATGGGCATTAAAGAACGGATGCTCCTCGAAGTTCAAAAATCCATCGACGTTGCTTACGCACTTTGTCCACTCCTAGAGCAATACCAAGTCGATTTGGAAGTCCATGCAGACATTAATACCAACCCTAATTTTCAATCTAATGTCGCATTAAAAGAAGCCATGGGTTACATTATGGGAATGGGTTTTGTGTTTAAGGCAAAACCAGAATCATTTGCCAGTACGACTTGTGCAAACAAGCAAGTACAATAAATGAAAATAGTGACTGAGCACCTTAAAGATCGTTCGATACGATAGCTCTAATAGTGCGCAATTCATCTTAAAGTGTTGATGTCCTAAAATTACTTTTGGACAAATGAACGGTTTTGCTAAATTCGTATCTTTACTTCTAAAGACACGAGAGCTATGCCAGCAATTATACAGCAGATTATACAACAATTTGCCCAGACGACCATGCTTGAATGGATCGGTACCATCACCGGTTTTTTATGTGTCTATCTCGCCACTAAACAACATATCCTTAATTGGCCCATTAGCGTAATCAGTGTGGTGACCTATGGCTATATTTTCTATCATAGTAAATTATATGGGGACGCTGTATTACAACTCTATTTTTTAGGTACAGCCATTTATGGCTGGTATTATTGGTCAAAGAAAATCAGAGAAAACGATAAGCCTATTGTCTCCTTTACAAAACGTGAAATGCTGTTCACGATAATTACTATCGGAATCCTGACTGCTTTGCTTGGCACTTTTCTACAAAAGCTGACCGATTCAGACGTTCCATATGCAGATGGTTTTTGCACTGCCGTAAGCTTTGTTGCACAATTTTTAATGACACGAAAAGTACTGCAGAACTGGCTACTGTGGGTTTTTGTAGATATCTGTTATATTCCACTTTACCTACATAAAGGTTTATTGCTAACGGCGATTCTATATTTTGTATTTGCCGTGATTGCTTGGGGAGGTTATAGAGACTGGAAGTCCACTTATCGTACTTTTATGCAATAATGTCCAAACAAGATGCCTAACTTTATGCGCACAAATGAGTACATCAAATCCAGAATTAATGAAGATCGCTGTCGTTGGACCTGAATCAACAGGTAAATCAACGATTGCTCAGGCTATAGCAAGACATTTCAACACGGTTTGCGTTCCTGAATTTGCACGTGAATATTGTAAAAACTTGCATAATGAATACACGCTGCAAGATGAAGTTAATATGTATTATGGACAAATCGCGCTTGAAGACACTTTAATACCTTTAGCTCATAATAATATGTTGATATGTGATACAACGATATTGACTGTCAAAATCTGGTGTGATCATCTCTTTGGTGATACACCTCAGGAAGTAAAAAACGAAATACAACAACGACCATATGACCTTTTCCTACTCATGGATATCGACCTACCATGGGAGGAAGATCCATTACGCGATTTTCCGGAGCAACGTGAACACTTTATGGAAGTGTGGAAACAGGAATTAAATCAACTCAATGCGCGATATGCCATTATTTCCGGATTAGGAGCTGAACGTTTTGAAAATGCACTTAAGGCGATTAAAAGCAAATAGCTTTTTTG
This region includes:
- the uvrB gene encoding excinuclease ABC subunit UvrB, producing MKFQLTSEYKPTGDQPTAIKELVQGLNEGEQYQTLLGVTGSGKTFTVANVIQQTQKPTLILSHNKTLAAQLYGEFKQFFPDNAVNYFVSYYDYYQPEAFIASSNTYIEKDLAINEEIEKLRLATTTALMSGRRDVIVVSSVSCIYGMGNPEDFSKSIFRFAVGTVISRNAFLHRLVEILYARTTTEFKRGTFRVKGDTVDIFPAYLDFAIRVSFFGDEIDELSEIDPVTGKTLSRMEDLALFPATLFVTPKEKFTSTIWAIQEEMVQRRTQLEEEGKMLEAKRLEERVNYDLEMMRELGYCSGIENYSRFFDGREPGMRPFCLLDYFPEDYLLVIDESHVTIPQLRAMYGGDRSRKIALVEHGFRLPAALDNRPLNFPEFESLTNQTIYVSATPGDYELQQTEGVFVEQVIRPTGLLDPIIEVHPAINQVDDFLEEADKAIKAGGRVLATTLTKRMAEELTKYMTKLHIKVRYIHSEVKTLERVEILRGLRLGEFDVLVGVNLLREGLDLPEVTLVAILDADKEGFLRSQRSLIQTIGRAARNDKGRVIMYADRMTDSMAATIDETTRRREKQMKYNEEHHITPRTVGKTKEEIMEQTSVADFNGLEPKIYVEPDPSVAIAADPVLQYLGEKELKKAIDTVRKKMEKAAKEMDFLEAAKLRDEMFSLEKIFDERFK
- the upp gene encoding uracil phosphoribosyltransferase, whose amino-acid sequence is MLNILSTQNSIANQYIAELRDVNIQKDRMRFRRNLERLGEIFAYEISKTLTYAPVDVETPLGVANTQMLLDQPVLATILRAGLPLHQGLLNVFDHSDSAFIAAYRHTKKSGEFEIHKEYVNTPNLDNKIVIVADPMLATGKSAVLCCKDLLNDYAIRELHIVIAIASEEGIRHVQAFLPKATIWVGAVDNELTSKAYIVPGLGDAGDLAFGNKH
- a CDS encoding ribonuclease H-like YkuK family protein → MTWQKYNGESIKTSIWDAVETNILKEIDLGNKLKVYIGTDSQIKRGTIDFATVIVFLREHRGGFMFVHKDKRNHLMGIKERMLLEVQKSIDVAYALCPLLEQYQVDLEVHADINTNPNFQSNVALKEAMGYIMGMGFVFKAKPESFASTTCANKQVQ
- the pnuC gene encoding nicotinamide riboside transporter PnuC, which encodes MPAIIQQIIQQFAQTTMLEWIGTITGFLCVYLATKQHILNWPISVISVVTYGYIFYHSKLYGDAVLQLYFLGTAIYGWYYWSKKIRENDKPIVSFTKREMLFTIITIGILTALLGTFLQKLTDSDVPYADGFCTAVSFVAQFLMTRKVLQNWLLWVFVDICYIPLYLHKGLLLTAILYFVFAVIAWGGYRDWKSTYRTFMQ
- a CDS encoding AAA family ATPase produces the protein MSTSNPELMKIAVVGPESTGKSTIAQAIARHFNTVCVPEFAREYCKNLHNEYTLQDEVNMYYGQIALEDTLIPLAHNNMLICDTTILTVKIWCDHLFGDTPQEVKNEIQQRPYDLFLLMDIDLPWEEDPLRDFPEQREHFMEVWKQELNQLNARYAIISGLGAERFENALKAIKSK